Proteins encoded in a region of the Novibacillus thermophilus genome:
- a CDS encoding catalase, with protein MADRKKLTTATGNPVSDNQNSMTAGSRGPTLLQDIHLIEKLAHFDRERIPERVVHAKGAGAFGYFEVTHDVTKWTKAKFLSEVGKRTPMLARFSTVAGEKGSADTERDPRGFALKFYTEDGNYDLVGNNTPVFFIRDAIKFPDFIHTQKRNPATNLKDPNAAWDFWSLSPESLHQVTILFSDRGIPKSYRHMNGYGSHTFKWTNADGESVWIKYHFKTDQGIQNLTQEEATRLAGEDPDYATRDLYEAVARGDYPSWTMYVQIMPLEEAKTYRFDPFDVTKVWPHKDYPLIPVGKMVLNRNPENYFVDIEQAAFSPAKIVPGIGFSPDKMLQGRLFSYSDTHRYRLGTNYELLPPNRARNEVNNYQRDGAMRFDENGGGSVNYEPNSYNGPVESPEDKQDPFEVSGMADSVSYDRDDHYTQPGNLYRLMSEEERARLVENIVNHMRPVKEDIKLRQIEHFRKADPEYGARVAEGLGLTAAIEK; from the coding sequence ATGGCTGACAGGAAAAAGTTGACGACGGCAACGGGAAATCCGGTGTCGGACAATCAAAATTCAATGACGGCGGGATCCCGGGGTCCGACGCTGTTGCAAGACATTCACCTGATCGAGAAACTGGCCCACTTTGATCGCGAACGCATTCCGGAGCGCGTCGTCCATGCCAAAGGAGCCGGTGCTTTCGGTTATTTTGAAGTGACCCATGACGTGACGAAGTGGACAAAAGCGAAATTCCTCTCAGAAGTCGGTAAACGCACGCCAATGCTTGCGCGCTTTTCCACGGTTGCCGGTGAAAAGGGCTCTGCCGACACGGAGCGGGACCCGCGCGGCTTTGCCCTCAAATTTTACACGGAAGATGGCAACTACGATTTAGTTGGCAACAACACACCTGTTTTCTTCATTCGCGATGCGATTAAATTTCCTGACTTTATCCATACGCAGAAACGGAATCCGGCCACTAACTTGAAAGATCCAAACGCGGCGTGGGACTTCTGGTCGCTGTCACCGGAATCACTGCACCAAGTGACGATTTTGTTCTCGGACCGCGGCATCCCGAAGTCGTATCGCCACATGAACGGGTACGGCAGTCACACCTTTAAGTGGACAAATGCCGATGGCGAGTCGGTGTGGATTAAATACCACTTTAAGACTGACCAAGGCATTCAAAACTTGACGCAAGAAGAAGCGACGCGCTTGGCAGGTGAAGACCCGGATTACGCTACGCGGGATCTGTATGAAGCGGTAGCACGAGGCGACTACCCGTCCTGGACGATGTACGTGCAAATCATGCCGCTGGAAGAGGCGAAGACGTACCGCTTTGATCCGTTCGATGTGACGAAAGTGTGGCCACATAAAGACTACCCGTTAATTCCTGTCGGCAAAATGGTCTTGAACCGCAACCCGGAAAACTATTTTGTCGACATTGAGCAAGCGGCGTTCTCTCCGGCCAAAATCGTTCCCGGTATCGGGTTCTCACCGGATAAAATGTTACAGGGGCGACTGTTCTCATACTCGGATACGCATCGATACCGGTTGGGCACCAATTACGAACTGCTCCCGCCCAACAGAGCGCGTAACGAAGTGAACAACTACCAGCGCGACGGCGCGATGCGCTTTGACGAAAACGGCGGCGGCTCAGTCAACTATGAACCGAACAGTTACAACGGGCCGGTTGAATCACCTGAAGACAAGCAAGATCCTTTTGAAGTTTCAGGAATGGCGGACAGTGTCTCGTACGATCGCGACGACCACTACACCCAACCCGGGAACTTGTACCGCCTGATGAGTGAGGAAGAACGGGCCCGTTTGGTGGAAAACATCGTCAATCACATGCGCCCGGTGAAAGAAGACATTAAATTGCGGCAGATTGAACACTTCCGCAAGGCCGATCCCGAATACGGTGCGCGCGTGGCGGAAGGCCTCGGGTTGACGGCCGCTATCGAAAAGTAA
- a CDS encoding Fur family transcriptional regulator — protein sequence MRSKVHLTTQRKAVYEVIRESNDHPTAATIIERLRDRGHNFAYGTIYNSLRYLTDVGLIRELRVGDAASRYDANVEEHHHIMCHVCGKIDEVNVTLPEEWLDAVAKETNYVVDAPLTSHQVVLKGVCSSCRNSARAWFV from the coding sequence ATGCGTTCCAAAGTTCACCTTACAACTCAGAGAAAAGCTGTATACGAAGTGATTCGGGAGTCGAACGATCATCCGACAGCGGCTACCATTATCGAGCGTCTCCGCGATCGGGGACACAACTTCGCCTATGGAACGATCTACAACTCCCTTCGCTATTTGACGGACGTTGGACTGATCCGAGAACTAAGAGTCGGCGATGCCGCCAGCCGCTATGACGCGAATGTGGAAGAACACCATCACATTATGTGTCACGTGTGCGGAAAAATAGACGAAGTGAATGTCACCTTGCCGGAAGAATGGCTCGACGCCGTGGCCAAAGAAACGAACTACGTGGTGGACGCTCCCTTAACTTCGCATCAGGTTGTGTTGAAAGGAGTGTGTTCGAGCTGCCGTAACAGTGCGCGTGCCTGGTTTGTCTAA
- the coaA gene encoding type I pantothenate kinase, which produces MAHSEHLSPYLSFTREEWRQLRNSTPLPLTEEELVKLRGINEKISLEEVSEIYLPLSRLLNLYVASSQDAYRATKTFLGHPNEKVPYIIGIAGSVAVGKSTTARILQTLLSRWPNHPKVDLVTTDGFLYPNRILEERGLMKRKGFPESYDIRRLLQFLYDVKSGQPEVTAPVYSHLAYDILPNEVQVIRQPDIVIVEGLNVLQTGESEQRNGRYIPQLFVSDFFDFSIYVDAKEEDIARWYVERFKVLQRTAFSNPASYFHRYADLSEEEAEETAMGIWREINGRNLRRNILPTKWRAHLILEKGPNHFIQGVKLRKL; this is translated from the coding sequence ATGGCACACAGTGAACACCTGTCCCCATACTTGTCTTTTACGCGGGAAGAGTGGCGCCAACTGCGCAATTCGACGCCTCTCCCGCTAACAGAGGAAGAACTGGTCAAATTGCGAGGAATTAACGAGAAAATTTCACTAGAAGAAGTATCGGAAATCTACTTGCCCCTCTCCAGGCTACTCAATCTATACGTTGCCAGCAGCCAAGATGCGTACAGGGCGACGAAAACTTTTTTAGGGCACCCTAACGAGAAAGTCCCTTACATCATTGGTATTGCCGGAAGTGTAGCGGTCGGCAAAAGCACGACCGCCCGCATTCTGCAAACGTTGTTGTCTCGCTGGCCCAACCACCCTAAAGTCGACCTCGTCACGACAGACGGGTTTTTATACCCGAACCGGATTTTGGAAGAACGCGGTTTAATGAAGCGCAAAGGGTTTCCAGAAAGTTACGACATTCGACGCCTGCTGCAATTTTTGTACGACGTGAAGTCGGGCCAGCCAGAAGTGACCGCTCCCGTTTACTCCCACCTGGCGTATGACATTCTGCCCAATGAAGTTCAAGTCATCCGCCAGCCGGACATCGTCATCGTCGAAGGGCTGAACGTACTGCAAACGGGAGAATCCGAACAACGAAACGGCCGCTACATCCCACAGCTTTTCGTATCGGACTTTTTCGATTTTTCTATTTATGTGGACGCCAAGGAGGAAGACATCGCCCGCTGGTATGTGGAAAGGTTCAAAGTGTTACAGCGGACAGCGTTCAGCAACCCTGCTTCCTATTTTCACCGCTATGCCGATTTGTCAGAAGAGGAAGCAGAGGAAACAGCGATGGGCATTTGGCGTGAAATAAACGGACGGAATTTGAGGCGTAACATACTACCGACTAAATGGCGCGCTCACCTCATTTTAGAAAAGGGTCCGAACCATTTCATTCAAGGGGTTAAGCTTCGAAAACTGTAA
- a CDS encoding tRNA-binding protein has product MATIEDWNKLDIRVGEVLDVKDFPEARKPAYRLWIDFGEALGVKQSSAQITELYDKEDLQGRQVIAVVNFPPLRIAGFKSEVLVLGVYAKEGVVLLQPDRNVRKGDKIG; this is encoded by the coding sequence TTGGCGACAATCGAAGATTGGAACAAGCTCGACATTCGCGTCGGTGAAGTGTTGGACGTGAAAGACTTTCCGGAGGCGCGAAAGCCGGCATACCGCCTTTGGATCGACTTCGGCGAGGCACTAGGGGTCAAACAGTCGAGCGCCCAAATTACGGAACTGTATGACAAAGAAGATTTGCAAGGCCGACAGGTGATTGCGGTCGTGAATTTTCCACCGCTTCGCATCGCGGGATTCAAATCAGAAGTGTTGGTGCTCGGGGTTTACGCCAAAGAGGGAGTCGTCTTGCTCCAACCGGACCGGAACGTGCGCAAAGGGGACAAAATTGGATAA
- a CDS encoding MDR family MFS transporter, whose protein sequence is MEDLEIKKKITIMVAVMASVLFVALNQTIVGTALPMIVADIGGIHYFNWVFTAFMLASSVTAILVGKLSDIYGRKPFILAGLAIFTIGSLLNGTSDTIFQLIAYRTVQGFGGGMIMSTAFTAVGDLFPPRERGRWQGLMGASFGIASVFGPTMGGYIVDHFQWHWVFWIFLPFGVVAFFLIWRLFPQTAQSGKEPIDFAGAVLIAGTIIPLLLAFSWAGTDYAWTSPQIVGLFAISAMMLVFFIWVEGRATSPILPLHLFRNSVFTISNAVGFMMGLGMFGTIMYMPFFIQGVMGVSATQTGFIMMAMTLSNVTGSAISGHIMTATGRYKRLALAGLLVMFGGLGAAACLHVDVATWMVVVNMVVFGFGLGTCFPIFTLTVQNAVQHRLLGVATSSAQLFRQMGGTVGVAILGTIMNGLMGQKLHEITRLTEQLPERVEDQIGELTNPQVLMDHERLARIQQSIPEQTQGVFTQLIGELRDALGYALNGAFLAAACVLFVAFILTLFLKELELKTTNK, encoded by the coding sequence GTGGAAGACCTTGAGATAAAAAAGAAAATCACAATCATGGTGGCCGTTATGGCTTCAGTGTTGTTCGTCGCCTTGAATCAGACGATTGTCGGAACGGCGTTGCCGATGATCGTCGCAGACATAGGCGGCATTCACTATTTTAACTGGGTGTTTACGGCGTTTATGCTGGCTTCCAGTGTGACGGCAATACTCGTGGGGAAACTGTCTGACATCTATGGGAGAAAGCCGTTTATACTGGCTGGTCTCGCTATCTTTACCATCGGCTCTCTTTTGAACGGGACGTCGGACACTATCTTCCAGTTAATCGCGTACCGCACCGTTCAAGGGTTTGGGGGTGGCATGATTATGTCCACGGCCTTTACGGCAGTGGGGGATTTGTTTCCGCCCCGGGAGCGCGGACGCTGGCAAGGGCTGATGGGGGCTTCTTTTGGCATTGCCAGCGTGTTCGGCCCGACGATGGGCGGTTACATTGTCGACCATTTCCAATGGCACTGGGTGTTTTGGATTTTTCTCCCTTTCGGAGTCGTCGCCTTTTTCCTCATTTGGCGCTTGTTTCCTCAGACGGCTCAAAGCGGAAAAGAACCGATCGATTTTGCGGGAGCGGTCTTAATCGCCGGCACGATCATTCCACTGCTGTTGGCTTTCTCTTGGGCGGGTACCGACTATGCGTGGACGTCGCCTCAAATTGTCGGTTTGTTTGCCATTTCTGCCATGATGCTCGTGTTCTTTATATGGGTTGAAGGTAGAGCCACTAGCCCGATATTGCCTCTCCACTTGTTTCGAAACAGTGTGTTTACGATTTCCAACGCTGTCGGGTTTATGATGGGATTGGGGATGTTTGGCACGATTATGTACATGCCTTTCTTCATCCAAGGCGTGATGGGTGTTTCCGCCACCCAAACCGGCTTTATCATGATGGCGATGACGCTGAGCAACGTGACGGGAAGTGCCATCAGCGGGCACATCATGACGGCGACGGGAAGATACAAACGTCTGGCGCTGGCCGGCCTACTGGTCATGTTCGGCGGGCTCGGAGCTGCTGCCTGCTTGCACGTCGATGTGGCCACGTGGATGGTCGTCGTGAACATGGTAGTTTTCGGGTTTGGGTTGGGAACGTGCTTCCCGATTTTCACGCTGACGGTACAAAACGCGGTTCAACACCGCTTGCTCGGAGTCGCCACGTCTTCGGCACAGTTGTTTCGTCAGATGGGGGGGACGGTAGGTGTCGCGATTTTAGGGACGATCATGAACGGACTGATGGGGCAAAAATTGCACGAAATAACTCGCTTAACGGAACAACTCCCGGAGAGGGTAGAGGATCAAATCGGTGAATTGACGAACCCTCAAGTGTTGATGGACCACGAGCGACTAGCCCGAATCCAGCAGAGCATACCGGAACAGACTCAAGGTGTTTTTACCCAGTTGATCGGTGAGTTGCGTGATGCCCTCGGTTACGCGTTGAACGGTGCGTTTCTTGCGGCGGCGTGCGTCTTGTTCGTGGCGTTTATCTTGACCTTATTTTTAAAAGAGTTGGAACTGAAAACGACGAATAAGTGA